The following proteins come from a genomic window of Sesamum indicum cultivar Zhongzhi No. 13 linkage group LG10, S_indicum_v1.0, whole genome shotgun sequence:
- the LOC105171610 gene encoding calcium-transporting ATPase 12, plasma membrane-type yields MASSSLSVLHYRQPERKSVTRYYQMPPEVHEYVIEMGTGDQQGLGSGSLTVDQSMLSKLVKEKRNDEVARLGGVEGLAISLKTDLQQGIGGDVEDISWRTKAFGTNSYAKPPKQGLFSFVWKELIDPTILILLVCAAMLLGFGIKEYGTENGWYDGGSILVVVFVVVSVSAASNFRQNKQLDKLSKISNDILVKVVRNGSQQKISIFDIVVGDVVCLSIGDQVPADGLFMEGHSLLVNESSMTGVNDFIEVDKDQHPFLLSGTMVADGYAKMMVTSVGINTTWGEMMSSVHSESIEQTPLQARLKKFTLLTGMFGLVVGCLVLAALLVRYFTRTTTYDNGNKEFNGSKTKAEDVINTIVGIIATAVTIVVVSIPQGLPLAVTLTLAYSMRRLMADRALVRKLSACEKMGSAATICMDTPALLLTQMEVTKSVIGAESIEGRSYTSIADNVLQLLIQGISLSKGSVHKLFSVAPMDDAIRSWAVMKLNMEMDNNTHGLSILDVEASCPEKKRIGILVERQQDNRSMIHVHWRGDFERILSSCSHYYDNSGQAIVLDDQQSARFHQTAKDMAVSGLRCIAFAHKHLSEEEYENERAHRKVPDKDLILLGFVALRGTCHPDVKQAVEICQLAGVNVKMITGENISTAKAIAIECGILSPTQQVSEDGSIVTGEEFRRYQENVRMEIVENISVMARSSPLDKLLLVQSLKRRGHVVALTGDGTNDAPALREADIGLSMGIQGTEMEKESSDVIILDDNFASIVTVVKWGRCVYNNIQKFIQFQLTVNVAAMAINFVAAVSTGEIPLTPAQFLWVNLIMDTLGALALAIGDPTDELMNKPPIGQSDPLITNIMWRNIVGIASYQIAVILALKFKGKSIFGNDGNIIDTLIFTTFVLLQVFNQFNSRELEGKNIFKGIHKNKLFLGITGITIVLQVIMVELLNKFAHTKRLDWKQWGACIGIAAFSWLIGWLVKFLPVPKKPILNNLII; encoded by the coding sequence ATGGCCTCATCGTCATTGTCAGTTTTACATTACAGACAACCGGAGCGTAAAAGTGTTACAAGGTACTATCAAATGCCGCCTGAAGTTCATGAGTATGTGATTGAGATGGGAACTGGTGATCAGCAGGGACTGGGGTCAGGTTCCTTAACTGTCGATCAATCAATGCTCAGTAAGCTTGTGAAGGAGAAAAGGAATGATGAGGTAGCTAGACTTGGAGGTGTTGAGGGACTAGCAATTTCTCTCAAAACTGATTTGCAGCAGGGAATAGGGGGTGATGTTGAAGATATTTCATGGAGAACAAAAGCCTTTGGTACCAATTCTTATGCTAAGCCACCTAAACAGGGCTTGTTCTCTTTTGTGTGGAAAGAACTCATTGATCCAACAATTCTCATCCTCTTAGTGTGTGCTGCAATGTTGCTTGGATTTGGCATCAAGGAATACGGGACTGAAAATGGCTGGTATGATGGTGGAAGCATActtgttgttgtttttgttgttgtttctgTTTCAGCAGCTAGCAATTTTAGGCAGAACAAACAGTTAGACAAGCTTTCCAAGATCAGCAACGACATCTTGGTTAAAGTTGTGAGAAATGGAAGCCAGCAAAAGATTTCAATCTTTGACATTGTTGTTGGTGATGTTGTTTGTTTGTCAATTGGTGATCAAGTACCTGCTGATGGATTGTTCATGGAAGGACACTCTTTGCTAGTGAATGAATCTAGCATGACTGGGGtgaatgattttattgaaGTTGATAAAGATCAGCACCCCTTCTTGCTTTCAGGCACAATGGTAGCTGATGGATATGCTAAAATGATGGTCACTTCTGTTGGAATCAACACAACTTGGGGTGAAATGATGAGCTCTGTTCATAGTGAATCCATTGAGCAGACACCCCTTCAAGCACGACTGAAGAAGTTCACTCTGTTAACAGGAATGTTTGGTCTAGTAGTAGGTTGCTTAGTTCTTGCTGCACTGTTGGTACGTTACTTCACTAGGACTACAACATATGACAATGggaataaagaatttaatgGCAGCAAGACTAAGGCTGAAGATGTGATCAATACCATTGTGGGAATAATAGCTACTGCTGTGACCATTGTAGTTGTTTCAATTCCTCAAGGTTTACCCTTGGCGGTGACCCTTACTCTTGCATACTCAATGAGAAGACTGATGGCTGATCGTGCATTGGTCAGAAAGCTCTCCGCTTGTGAGAAAATGGGCTCTGCAGCAACCATATGCATGGATACACCTGCTCTCTTACTGACTCAGATGGAAGTAACAAAGTCTGTTATTGGAGCAGAATCTATAGAAGGAAGAAGTTACACTTCAATTGCGGACAATGTTCTCCAACTACTGATCCAAGGGATCAGTCTCTCAAAAGGTAGTGTTCATAAGTTGTTCTCAGTTGCTCCAATGGACGATGCAATTCGCTCGTGGGCTGTTATGAAATTGAACATGGAAATGGACAACAACACACATGGTCTGTCGATTCTTGATGTTGAAGCATCCTGTCCTGAGAAGAAGAGAATAGGGATTTTAGTTGAAAGACAGCAAGATAATAGGTCAATGATCCATGTGCACTGGAGAGGGGATTTTGAGAGAATCCTGTCATCATGCTCACATTACTATGATAACTCTGGACAAGCTATAGTTCTTGATGATCAGCAGAGCGCGAGATTTCATCAAACAGCAAAAGATATGGCAGTTAGTGGTCTTCGATGCATTGCATTTGCCCATAAGCACCTTTCAGAAGAGGAGTATGAGAATGAAAGAGCACATCGAAAGGTTCCAGACAAGGATTTGATTCTGCTGGGATTCGTGGCACTGAGAGGTACCTGCCATcctgatgtgaagcaagctgTTGAAATTTGTCAACTCGCAGGGGTCAACGTCAAAATGATTACCGGAGAAAACATTTCTACAGCAAAAGCCATAGCCATCGAATGTGGAATACTGTCTCCCACACAACAAGTTAGTGAAGATGGATCCATAGTAACAGGTGAAGAATTTCGCAGGTACCAAGAAAATGTAAGAATGGAGATAGTTGAAAACATTAGCGTTATGGCAAGGTCATCTCCTTTAGACAAACTTTTATTGGTGCAATCCCTTAAACGGAGAGGCCATGTCGTTGCGTTAACTGGTGATGGAACAAATGATGCACCAGCATTGAGAGAAGCAGATATAGGACTTTCAATGGGAATTCAGGGCACTGAAATGGAAAAGGAGAGCTCAGATGTTATCATCCTGGATGATAATTTTGCTTCTATTGTCACAGTTGTGAAATGGGGAAGATGTGTGTACAACAACATTCAAAAATTCATCCAATTTCAGTTGACTGTAAATGTTGCAGCCATGGCAATCAACTTTGTGGCAGCTGTTTCAACTGGTGAAATACCATTAACACCAGCCCAGTTCCTGTGGGTGAATCTCATTATGGACACCTTGGGGGCTCTTGCCCTAGCTATTGGAGATCCGACTGATGAACTCATGAACAAGCCACCTATAGGTCAGTCCGACCCGCTCATCACCAACATCATGTGGAGAAACATAGTAGGTATAGCTTCATATCAGATAGCAGTGATCTTGGCCTTAAAGTTCAAGGGAAAATCAATATTTGGCAACGATGGAAACATCATTGACACACTTATCTTCACCACTTTTGTCCTCTTGCAAGTGTTCAATCAGTTCAATTCAAGGGAGCTCGAGGGGAAGAACATTTTCAAGGGAATACACAAGAATAAACTGTTCCTTGGAATCACCGGGATTACCATAGTTCTCCAAGTAATAATGGTTGAATTGTTGAATAAATTTGCACATACAAAGAGGTTAGATTGGAAGCAATGGGGAGCCTGTATAGGAATTGCAGCTTTCTCTTGGCTGATTGGTTGGCTGGTCAAGTTTCTACCAGTTCCGAAGAAGCCAATCCTCAATAACCTGATCATCTGA
- the LOC105171611 gene encoding calcium-transporting ATPase 12, plasma membrane-type-like: MEGTKQTSSPGSGGKNGLMASSSSAFFYRKPEPTSITGFHRTHDESHNIVIELQRSGSGFSAADGSDLSSIVREKDLTLLATLGGVEGIADALKTHLRDGIGGSSQDISRRKETFGSNTVVKPPTKSFFHFVWEASQDVITLILLVCAALSLGLGIKADGPKEGWYNGGSMFLAVFVVISVRATADFWQKKKLEKGCEDFPVVVIRSGRRRQVSVFDIVVGDVICLKMGDQIPADGLFVEGYSLRVDESSMTGESDHVEVNKDQNPFLLSGTKVAEGCAKMLVVSVGLNTAWGLLMSSVSVDSREETPLETRLNKLASSLGFIGLSSVVMVLVILLVRYFTGHTKNEDGTIEFVPGKTKAVDVINDLLRIVAAVVSILVVAIPEELPLAVAYILAYSTDRMKGDHQTMVRNLPAFEAVSCVTTICTDLTDILTSNEMKVIKCLIGKDWVEARGHSPIASNVLQMLFQGISLTKSSTVQQFLTVTTTDDAIHSWAVLKLNMEMNINTRDFSVLDLEASCPEKKIGVLIKNQSDETFHAHWKGDAEIILSSCSHYQDATGNIVTLDDQERERFQQIIEDMAANSHQSIAFAHKQISQDAYENEVTNHDIPNTGLVLLGIFGLKILRSPSFKEAVEICQQAGISVKLITGGNASLAKAISMESGILPPNQGVDDGSMVKGVEFRNYTDKERLVKVDCIRVMSRSCYVDKLLAVKCLKEIGHVVAVVGNSLNDSLCLHEANVGISVGIQTKVVVKESSDIVILDNNFASVAQILKWGRCVYNNIQKHTQFNLTLCASALAINIVAAISVGKMPLTPAQLLWVDVTMNTLAALALAAEEPNTELMKKRPISRSDPLITNIMWRNIIGQASYQITAILALMFKGKSIFGVHEKAVDTLVFNTFVLCHVFNLFNARQLEEKNVFKGILKNKLFIGLTCMIVILQVILVEFLNKFARTEKLNWVQWAACIVIAAVSWPFGCLIKYIPVPDTETIFNFLPRILRRVLMTTRS; this comes from the coding sequence ATGGAGGGAACGAAACAGACTTCATCGCCGGGCAGTGGAGGGAAAAATGGTTTAATGGCTTCCTCATCTTCAGCTTTTTTCTACAGAAAACCAGAGCCCACAAGCATTACTGGCTTCCATCGCACACACGATGAAAGCCACAATATTGTGATTGAGCTTCAGCGTTCGGGTTCCGGCTTCTCCGCTGCTGATGGGTCTGACCTCAGTTCGATTGTCAGGGAAAAAGACCTGACCTTGCTTGCTACACTTGGTGGTGTTGAAGGTATAGCTGATGCTCTCAAAACCCATTTGCGAGATGGAATTGGTGGGAGTTCTCAAGATATTTCGCGTAGAAAGGAGACTTTCGGGAGTAATACTGTCGTAAAGCCACCTACGAAGAGCTTCTTCCATTTTGTTTGGGAAGCTTCCCAGGATGTAATAACTCTCATCCTTCTGGTTTGCGCTGCGCTGTCCCTCGGACTTGGTATCAAGGCAGATGGGCCTAAAGAAGGTTGGTATAATGGTGGCAGTATGTTTCTTGCtgtttttgttgtaatttcgGTTCGTGCCACGGCTGATTTCTGgcagaagaaaaaattggagaaGGGGTGTGAGGATTTCCCTGTAGTTGTCATCAGAAGTGGAAGGAGGCGGCAAGTGTCGGTATTCGATATCGTTGTTGGAGATGTTATTTGCTTGAAGATGGGCGATCAAATTCCCGCTGACGGCCTGTTTGTGGAAGGGTATTCTTTGCGAGTTGATGAATCTAGCATGACAGGGGAGAGCGATCATGTTGAAGTCAATAAAGATCAAAATCCATTCTTGCTTTCAGGTACCAAAGTAGCTGAGGGATGTGCTAAAATGCTTGTTGTCTCTGTTGGATTGAACACGGCATGGGGTTTGCTTATGAGCTCAGTCTCTGTAGATTCACGGGAGGAAACGCCTCTTGAGACACGGTTAAACAAGCTGGCCTCTTCTCTCGGTTTTATTGGTTTAAGTTCAGTTGTAATGGTACTTGTCATTCTATTGGTGCGTTACTTCACAGGGCATACAAAGAATGAAGATGGGACAATAGAGTTCGTTCCCGGGAAGACTAAAGCAGTTGATGTGATCAACGACCTTCTGAGAATTGTTGCTGCTGTTGTGTCTATTTTGGTTGTTGCGATACCTGAAGAATTGCCGTTGGCAGTTGCATACATTCTGGCATATTCCACTGACAGAATGAAGGGCGATCATCAGACAATGGTGAGGAACCTTCCTGCATTTGAGGCAGTGAGCTGTGTTACAACCATATGCACAGATTTAACTGATATTCTTACGTCAAATGAGATGAAGGTGATCAAGTGCTTGATAGGAAAAGATTGGGTAGAAGCAAGAGGTCACTCTCCAATAGCATCTAATGTTCTGCAAATGTTGTTCCAAGGGATCAGTCTCACCAAAAGCAGTACTGTTCAACAGTTTCTCACAGTTACTACCACTGACGATGCAATTCATTCATGGGCTGTCCTGAAACTGAACATGGAAATGAACATCAACACAAGAGATTTCTCAGTTCTGGACTTGGAAGCTTCCTGCcctgaaaagaaaataggtgttctaattaaaaatcagTCAGACGAAACATTCCATGCTCATTGGAAGGGGGATGCTGAAATAATTCTCTCATCATGCTCACATTACCAGGACGCAACTGGAAATATTGTTACTCTTGATGATCAAGAGAGGGAAAGATTTCAGCAAATAATAGAAGATATGGCTGCTAATAGCCATCAATCTATTGCATTCGCGCATAAGCAGATCTCACAAGATGCGTATGAGAATGAAGTGACAAATCACGATATTCCCAACACCGGTTTGGTTCTCTTGGGAATCTTTGGCCTGAAAATTCTTCGTAGCCCCAGTTTTAAGGAAGCTGTTGAAATTTGCCAACAGGCAGGGATCAGCGTCAAACTAATTACAGGAGGAAATGCGTCATTGGCAAAAGCCATCAGCATGGAGAGCGGCATACTTCCACCAAACCAAGGTGTGGATGATGGATCAATGGTGAAAGGTGTAGAATTCCGCAACTACACAGACAAAGAAAGATTGGTTAAAGTTGACTGTATTAGGGTAATGTCAAGGTCTTGTTATGTAGACAAACTCCTAGCAGTGAAGTGTCTAAAAGAGATTGGCCATGTAGTTGCAGTGGTTGGCAACAGCCTAAATGATTCTCTGTGTTTACATGAAGCCAATGTGGGAATTTCAGTGGGGATCCAGACCAAAGTAGTGGTGAAAGAGAGTTCAGATATCGTCATCTTGGACAACAATTTTGCTTCAGTTGCCCAAATTCTTAAATGGGGTCGATGTGTTTACAACAACATCCAGAAACACACTCAGTTCAACCTTACGTTATGTGCATCTGCCCTAGCAATCAACATTGTGGCAGCAATTTCGGTTGGCAAGATGCCATTAACACCAGCCCAACTGCTATGGGTCGATGTTACTATGAACACATTGGCTGCTCTTGCATTGGCTGCTGAGGAACCAAACACAGAACTCATGAAAAAGCGACCTATCAGTCGTTCCGACCCACTTATCACCAACATCATGTGGAGAAACATTATAGGCCAAGCTTCTTACCAAATAACAGCTATCTTGGCCTTAATGTTCAAAGGCAAATCAATCTTTGGGGTCCATGAAAAGGCAGTTGACACACTTGTTTTTAACACATTTGTGCTCTGTCATGTGTTCAATCTGTTCAATGCAAGGCAGCTTGAGGAGAAGAATGTTTTCAAGGGAATTCTCAAGAACAAATTGTTTATAGGACTCACTTGCATGATTGTCATTCTTCAGGTTATTTTGGTGGAGTTTCTGAATAAGTTTGCACGTACAGAGAAGTTGAATTGGGTACAATGGGCGGCATGCATAGTCATTGCAGCGGTGTCTTGGCCATTTGGCTGTCTCATCAAGTACATACCAGTTCCAGATACGGAGACCATCTTCAATTTTCTCCCTCGGATACTTAGACGTGTCCTAATGACAACTCGATCTTGA